A region from the Vicia villosa cultivar HV-30 ecotype Madison, WI linkage group LG3, Vvil1.0, whole genome shotgun sequence genome encodes:
- the LOC131658252 gene encoding uncharacterized protein LOC131658252 has product MTNLPSSSTSYFLRLIYIYCSHKCETSSGSLKFKMSQQSNDESPVSDSTTPEESSDPNRVLKVVPLRMISSDEVKATKPKTTHAKRPKEGIHNKGTKSSTSATMEKLTKEGSKYVDSAITKIVNRILKENHQVHGITTPLQTIMADPPNNTSKAEAVHTVDSDLKINKDEQGVTKNINVTEDVNDIENNVHPKANTETDTNVADLDEYSEDKLLTSLNPSVANRLMTRRKGKAVVQGSPKRSTQVNIPIKDTVRRKSTSAGPVKSKAVTKSKGVGPSKSWSRVIPKKRKERESVEPESDDEANVPDIPSRKKPTTSKLAANIPEVPIDNVSFHYASSVSRWKYILQKRLAVERELAPNALENKEVLELIQEAGLLKTICNLPKCYEKLVKEFVVNLSEDCGNSKSADYKKVFVRGKCVSFSPSVINQFLGRTDEAQTELEVIDNQVCQVITAKQVKSWPMKEKLTASKLSIKYAMLHKIGATNWVPTNHKSTISTVLGRFLYAVGTMAKFDYGAYIFDQTMKHAGSFSIKGPIAFPSLLSGIILDQYPNILNKHDVGKHVPDIVMTSAETSKSGVSVSKAEVIVILKETCKKLEARKMSLEQMIRTMEMDENEEFEDPEEMEEKDDQEVEEESASPADDSEKESSSDTSAGSDSEQ; this is encoded by the exons ATGACAAACCTTCCTAGTAGTTCTACTAGCTACTTTCTGAGATTAATTTACATTTATTGCTCTCACAAGTGTGAAACAAGTTCTGGTTCTCTAAAGTTCAAAATGTCTCAGCAATCGAATGATGAATCTCCCGTTTCTGACTCAACAACACCAGAAGAGTCTTCTGACCCAAATAGGGTTCTTAAGGTTGTCCCTCTAAGGATGATTAGCAGTGACGAAGTAAAGGCAACAAAGCCTAAAACAACTCATGCAAAACGACCCAAGGAGGGTATTCACAACAAGGGCACCAAATCCTCAACATCCGCTACCATGGAGAAACTTACTAAAGAAGGATCCAAGTATGTCGACAGTGCAATTACCAAGATTGTTAATCGTATTCTGAAGGAGAATCATCAAGTACATGGAATAACCACTCCACTTCAAACCATAATGGCTGATCCCCCTAATAACACAAGTAAGGCTGAGGCTGTTCACACCGTTGATAGTGACCTAAAAATCAACAAGGATGAACAAGGGGTAACTAAGAATATCAATGTCACCGAGGATGTAAATGACATTGAAAATAATGTGCACCCCAAGGCCAACACCGAAACTGACACTAATGTGGCAGATTTAGATGAGTACTCTGAAGACAAATTACTCACTTCCTTGAACCCGAGTGTAGCCAACAGGCTAATGACACGAAGAAAAGGCAAAGCTGTTGTTCAAGGATCACCAAAAAGGAGCACTCAAGTGAACATTCCCATCAAAGACACTGTCagaaggaagagtacttctgctgGACCTGTCAAGAGCAAAGCTGTTACCAAAAGCAAAGGAGTTGGTCCCTCAAAATCTTGGAGCAGGGTcattccaaagaaaagaaaagagcggGAAAGTGTTGAACCTGAATCTGATGATGAAGCAAATGTCCCTGACATTCCATCAAGGAAGAAGCCTACAACCAGTAAACTTGCTGCTAACATCCCTGAAGTCCCCATTGATAATGTGTCTTTCCACTATGCCTCTAGTGTTAGCAGATGGAAATATATTCTCCAAAAGAGGTTGGCTGTTGAAAGGGAATTGGCTCCAAATGCTCTTGAAAACAAGGAGGTCTTAGAGCTGATTCAAGAAGCTGGACTGCTAAAAACTATATGCAATCTTCCCAAATGTTATGAGAAGCTGGTCAAAGAATTTGTGGTAAACCTGTCTGAAGATTGTGGCAATAGCAAAAGTGCAGACTACAAAAAGGTGTTTGTAAGAGGTAAGTGTGTATCATTCTCTCCTTCTGTGATTAATCAATTCTTGGGAAGAACAGATGAAGCTCAAACCGAGCTGGAAGTAATAGACAACCAAGTGTGTCAAGTAATCACAGCCAAGCAGGTAAAAAGTTGGCCCATGAAAGAGAAACTCACTGCAAGCAAGCTGAGCATTAAGTATGCAATGCTTCACAAAATAGGAGCAACTAATTGGGTTCCAACAAATCACAAGTCCACTATCTCAACTGTGCTTGGTAGATTTCTGTATGCTGTAGGAACAATGGCAAAGTTTGATTATGGAGCATATATTTTTGACCAAACCATGAAGCATGCTGGAAGCTTCAGTATTAAGGGTCCAATTGCCTTTCCATCTCTCTTGAGTGGTATAATTCTGGACCAATATCCAAACATTCTCAACAAACATGATGTG GGAAAGCATGTTCCAGACATTGTCATGACATCAGCTGAAACTTCCAAATCAGGAGTATCAGTCAGTAAAGCAGAAGTCATAGTAATCTTAAAAGAGACTTGCAAAAAATTGGAAGCTAGAAAAATGTCTCTTGAACAAATGATACGAACTATGGAAATGGATGAGAATGAGGAGTTTGAAGATCCAGAagagatggaagaaaaagatgatCAAGAAGTAGAGGAAGAAAGTGCTAGTCCTGCTGATGACTCTGAGAAAGAAAGTTCTTCAGACACCTCAGCTGGTTCTGACTCTGAGCAATAA